One Nitrosopumilus piranensis genomic region harbors:
- the hisS gene encoding histidine--tRNA ligase — protein MELPRGMKDFEANENSNIEHIRNHFKKLSNLYGFSFMEPSVLESLSTLETKSGPAIRDEIYYFKDKGDREVALRFDFTMGLTRYATAQKSMKLPAKISAFGGVFRYDEPQKGRYRYFHQWDIEIYGKKTLESEAEIIELTSRLFDSLLLKDIVIDINHRNLVESYINKIFETTDSDKVADILRAIDKIAKKSKDEILTEFTKKGYDTSKLEKILEFSQVKGTITQIEQNFDTTQLESWNELKQLFDSLENRGVSNVRINFGIVRGLDYYSGVVFEVFDKNSKLGALAGGGRYDTLTKAFGRDDIGATGVAGGVERIILTMQEQKIIPEVSQNRVAVVYINDDMQKVAHSITSLLRLNNIPADIDLAGRSLKKQMDNAGNARYSIIVGPQELENGNVLLHDMRDGKEGTISLEKLTEDPNSVLSLEKP, from the coding sequence ATGGAACTCCCACGAGGAATGAAAGATTTTGAGGCTAATGAAAACTCAAACATTGAACACATTCGAAATCATTTCAAAAAGTTATCTAATTTGTATGGATTTTCATTTATGGAGCCCTCTGTTTTAGAATCATTATCAACATTAGAGACAAAATCTGGTCCTGCAATTAGGGATGAAATTTATTATTTTAAAGATAAGGGAGATCGTGAAGTAGCATTACGTTTTGACTTTACAATGGGTTTGACAAGATATGCAACTGCACAAAAATCAATGAAACTTCCTGCAAAGATTTCTGCATTTGGTGGTGTGTTTAGATATGATGAACCTCAAAAAGGGCGATATCGATATTTTCATCAATGGGACATTGAAATTTATGGCAAAAAAACCCTTGAATCTGAGGCTGAAATAATTGAATTAACATCACGACTTTTTGATTCGTTATTGCTCAAAGATATTGTAATTGACATTAATCATCGTAATCTAGTTGAATCATATATTAACAAAATATTTGAAACAACGGATTCTGATAAAGTGGCAGATATTCTAAGAGCAATTGACAAGATTGCAAAAAAATCAAAAGATGAAATTTTAACTGAATTTACCAAAAAGGGATATGATACTTCTAAACTTGAAAAAATTCTAGAATTCTCCCAAGTAAAAGGTACTATTACTCAAATAGAACAAAATTTTGATACAACACAACTTGAATCGTGGAATGAACTAAAACAACTATTTGACTCTCTAGAAAATAGAGGAGTTTCAAATGTAAGAATCAATTTTGGTATAGTTCGTGGATTAGATTATTATTCTGGAGTAGTATTTGAGGTATTTGATAAAAATTCAAAACTTGGTGCTTTAGCTGGTGGAGGAAGATATGATACGCTAACAAAAGCATTTGGGAGAGATGATATTGGCGCAACAGGTGTTGCAGGTGGGGTGGAGCGAATAATTCTCACAATGCAAGAGCAAAAAATTATTCCCGAAGTTTCACAAAATAGAGTTGCAGTAGTTTACATTAATGATGATATGCAAAAAGTTGCCCATTCCATTACGTCACTATTAAGATTGAATAATATTCCTGCTGATATTGATTTGGCAGGACGTAGTCTAAAAAAACAAATGGATAATGCAGGAAATGCTAGATATTCTATTATTGTGGGACCTCAAGAACTTGAAAATGGAAATGTATTGTTGCATGACATGAGAGATGGAAAGGAGGGAACAATTTCTCTAGAAAAACTAACTGAAGACCCTAACTCTGTTCTTAGTTTAGAAAAGCCCTAG
- a CDS encoding DNA replication complex GINS family protein: protein MEIDKIEKVHSIGYRLKDAKVTVNQDYKFNVAGLKTEGKQGEVNNIPQWVGKILADNNLGILDAPDMITELKQALSKEKMVGEYQISTLEPHFYIKLKESMKELNRDDFDKVESMMLELFRMRRGKLVKLADSIKLNSDLYNKLTVEEVIFYKTIYDNSKEFENQIQGEKDE from the coding sequence ATGGAAATTGATAAAATAGAAAAAGTACATTCGATTGGATACCGCCTAAAGGATGCTAAAGTCACCGTAAATCAAGACTACAAATTCAATGTTGCAGGTTTAAAGACTGAGGGAAAACAGGGCGAAGTAAATAACATACCTCAATGGGTAGGTAAAATTCTAGCAGACAATAATTTGGGAATCCTTGATGCCCCTGACATGATCACTGAACTTAAACAAGCATTATCCAAAGAAAAGATGGTTGGAGAATATCAAATTTCTACATTAGAGCCCCATTTTTACATAAAACTAAAAGAATCTATGAAAGAATTGAATCGAGATGATTTTGATAAAGTAGAAAGTATGATGCTAGAATTATTTCGAATGAGAAGAGGAAAACTAGTAAAACTAGCTGACTCTATAAAACTAAATTCTGATTTGTATAACAAGCTAACTGTTGAAGAAGTAATTTTCTATAAGACAATTTATGATAATAGCAAAGAATTTGAAAATCAAATACAAGGTGAGAAAGATGAGTAG
- a CDS encoding DedA family protein — MEPFDSFLVFITDFLGDHLYEGIFLAALIETIVPPIPTLAIFPTAGFLASQQGISLIGIIPMIILGAIGATIGTSSIYLIALKLGRVVLLRYLKYFKISEKKLERVEDWFEKYGDKAVFLGRMVPVMREMISVPAGLLKMKIPKFILYTFAGSCVWSAGTILSGYYFGEAMGLATALTS; from the coding sequence ATGGAACCTTTTGATTCATTTCTTGTATTTATTACAGACTTTTTAGGAGATCATCTCTATGAAGGTATATTCTTAGCGGCTTTAATTGAAACTATAGTTCCTCCAATTCCAACTCTAGCTATTTTTCCAACAGCTGGATTTTTGGCATCTCAACAAGGAATCTCACTTATTGGAATAATTCCTATGATAATTCTGGGTGCAATTGGTGCGACTATAGGAACGTCATCTATCTATCTAATTGCTCTTAAACTTGGAAGAGTCGTTTTACTACGTTATCTAAAATATTTCAAAATTTCTGAAAAAAAATTAGAACGTGTTGAAGATTGGTTTGAAAAATATGGAGATAAGGCAGTTTTTCTTGGAAGAATGGTACCTGTCATGCGTGAAATGATTTCAGTTCCTGCTGGTTTGCTAAAAATGAAAATTCCAAAATTTATTTTATACACCTTTGCAGGTTCTTGTGTTTGGTCTGCAGGTACTATTCTATCTGGATACTACTTTGGAGAAGCAATGGGGCTTGCAACTGCTCTTACATCATAA
- a CDS encoding DUF1059 domain-containing protein → MTKTISCSDAGKDCKWSASSDSEEELMKKVTEHVLAEHKEIELNAESISSIKSLIKEI, encoded by the coding sequence ATGACAAAAACCATTAGTTGTTCAGACGCAGGTAAGGATTGTAAATGGTCAGCATCGTCAGATTCTGAAGAAGAATTGATGAAAAAAGTTACAGAACATGTTTTAGCAGAACATAAAGAGATCGAACTTAATGCAGAGAGCATTTCTAGTATAAAATCACTAATCAAAGAAATCTAG
- a CDS encoding replication factor C small subunit: protein MATTGMWVEKYRPMKLSEVVNQTEIIGSLEALIKDPTDMPHLLFSGSAGVGKTTTALCISRQILGDYSKDYTLELNASDERGIGMVREKVKKFSRYAGMADVPFKIIILDEADEMTSDAQTALRRIIEDTAKICRFILIANNISKIIDPIQSRCATFKFTSVPEEDVVKRLEEIAKKEKVKADKKGLKAIYDYSEGDLRHAINLMQATASLGAISEENVKASAGLTKTTDVDEVLKIALSGKVPEAREKMIELIKVYGMSESDFLKYLNSAVFKSKHDKLSDILEVIAKYDYRILVGSNSEIQLSAMLAELAKIEN from the coding sequence ATGGCTACAACAGGAATGTGGGTAGAAAAATATCGCCCAATGAAGTTGTCTGAAGTAGTTAATCAAACAGAAATTATTGGAAGTTTGGAAGCTTTAATCAAAGATCCTACAGATATGCCTCACTTGTTATTTTCAGGATCAGCAGGTGTGGGAAAAACGACTACTGCACTATGTATTTCAAGACAGATTTTAGGAGACTATTCCAAAGACTATACCCTAGAGCTTAATGCATCTGATGAAAGAGGAATTGGAATGGTTAGGGAAAAAGTAAAAAAGTTTTCAAGATATGCAGGAATGGCAGATGTTCCATTCAAAATTATTATTTTGGATGAAGCAGATGAAATGACATCTGATGCCCAAACTGCATTAAGAAGAATTATAGAAGATACTGCAAAAATTTGCAGATTTATATTAATTGCAAATAATATCTCAAAGATTATTGATCCTATTCAAAGTAGATGTGCAACATTCAAGTTTACATCAGTTCCTGAAGAAGACGTCGTAAAAAGACTCGAAGAAATTGCAAAAAAAGAAAAAGTAAAGGCAGATAAAAAAGGATTAAAAGCAATTTATGATTATTCTGAAGGAGATCTAAGGCATGCAATTAATCTGATGCAAGCAACTGCAAGTTTGGGTGCTATTTCTGAAGAAAATGTAAAGGCATCTGCAGGACTAACAAAAACAACAGATGTTGATGAAGTTCTAAAAATTGCATTATCTGGAAAAGTTCCAGAGGCAAGAGAAAAAATGATTGAGTTAATCAAAGTTTATGGAATGTCAGAATCAGACTTTTTGAAATATCTAAACTCTGCAGTATTCAAATCAAAGCATGACAAACTGTCAGATATTTTAGAAGTAATTGCAAAATATGATTACAGAATTTTAGTTGGTTCTAATTCTGAAATTCAATTGTCTGCAATGCTTGCAGAACTTGCAAAAATAGAAAATTAA
- a CDS encoding translation initiation factor IF-6, whose amino-acid sequence MDIIKFDVYRGPNIGVYISVNDSVILLPMGFAKTKAEKLSKHLGVNYLYTSIANTRLIGALCVMNNKGILLPKTAYQNEYDLLKKETDLEIGVLDSKFTALGNVICTNDKGAVVSPWLSKEDCQTISDVLGVETIQKKISGFNQTGVVMVANNSGAAIHPEADEEDMKTFSNLLGVKVEQSSINNGIPYVSSGILANNNCIVVGSLTTGPEIMMLTRAFLN is encoded by the coding sequence ATGGATATTATCAAGTTTGATGTGTATCGCGGTCCTAACATAGGAGTTTACATTAGTGTTAATGATAGTGTAATTTTACTTCCAATGGGATTTGCAAAAACTAAAGCAGAAAAACTTTCAAAGCATCTAGGAGTAAACTATCTTTACACTTCAATTGCAAATACCAGATTAATTGGTGCATTATGTGTTATGAATAACAAAGGGATCTTGTTACCCAAAACAGCATATCAAAATGAATACGATTTACTCAAAAAAGAAACAGATTTAGAAATTGGAGTGTTAGATTCAAAATTTACAGCATTAGGAAATGTAATTTGTACAAATGATAAAGGAGCTGTTGTGTCACCATGGTTATCAAAAGAAGATTGTCAAACTATTTCAGATGTTTTAGGGGTGGAAACAATTCAGAAAAAAATTTCAGGGTTTAATCAGACAGGGGTTGTGATGGTGGCAAATAATTCCGGGGCGGCCATACATCCGGAGGCAGATGAGGAAGATATGAAGACATTTTCTAATTTATTAGGCGTAAAAGTGGAGCAGAGTTCTATCAATAATGGAATTCCATACGTGTCATCAGGAATTTTGGCCAATAATAATTGCATCGTGGTAGGATCATTAACAACAGGTCCAGAGATAATGATGTTAACTAGGGCTTTTCTAAACTAA
- a CDS encoding 4Fe-4S dicluster domain-containing protein, producing the protein MPIAENFPEGLKPLGKISDGEGHFHIMWGPGRSDAEAFSDADVKAAYEARGEEQVPLGVSGTMVAVDWDSCVADGACIEACPVQVFQWYRTEKDIPAKDVVGQTFQGTGSSVKDERKDMTDKADPIREHDCIWCMACVSVCPPQAIKVDQSNVEKHENAAKTL; encoded by the coding sequence ATGCCAATAGCAGAAAATTTCCCTGAAGGACTAAAACCCTTAGGAAAGATTTCAGATGGAGAAGGACACTTTCACATTATGTGGGGTCCAGGTAGATCAGATGCAGAAGCATTTTCCGATGCTGATGTTAAAGCAGCATATGAAGCAAGAGGCGAAGAACAAGTTCCTCTTGGTGTAAGTGGTACTATGGTTGCCGTTGATTGGGACTCTTGTGTTGCAGATGGTGCATGTATTGAAGCATGTCCTGTACAAGTCTTTCAGTGGTATAGAACTGAAAAAGATATTCCTGCAAAAGATGTAGTTGGTCAAACTTTTCAAGGAACTGGAAGTTCTGTTAAAGATGAACGAAAGGACATGACTGATAAGGCCGATCCAATTAGGGAACACGATTGCATTTGGTGCATGGCTTGTGTTTCTGTTTGTCCTCCGCAAGCAATCAAAGTAGATCAATCAAATGTTGAAAAGCATGAAAATGCTGCAAAAACTCTGTAG
- a CDS encoding VOC family protein, translated as MPRISHFDIPSDNPERAQKFYSEVFDWKFEKWDGPMDYWMVTTGSDKEPGINGGLSKRIPGQIGITNTITVTSIDEFSKKIVEKGGQLIVPKMAIPKVGWFAQCADTEMNIFGIIEMDAKAE; from the coding sequence TTGCCTAGAATTTCACATTTTGACATTCCATCAGACAATCCAGAAAGAGCACAAAAATTCTACAGTGAAGTTTTTGATTGGAAGTTTGAGAAATGGGATGGGCCTATGGATTATTGGATGGTTACAACAGGATCTGATAAGGAACCAGGAATTAATGGGGGATTATCAAAAAGAATCCCAGGACAAATTGGCATAACAAATACGATTACAGTTACATCAATTGATGAATTTTCAAAAAAAATTGTTGAGAAAGGAGGGCAATTAATTGTTCCAAAGATGGCAATACCTAAAGTTGGATGGTTTGCACAATGTGCCGATACAGAAATGAATATTTTTGGAATTATAGAGATGGATGCAAAAGCAGAATAA
- a CDS encoding 4Fe-4S dicluster domain-containing protein, translating to MPIDEKFVENLEVVGKTLHSDGENKHFIWGKGRTDGEAFSDENVKAAYEARGEEQVPLGIHGTTVAVDWDSCVAAGSCMSVCPVQTFQWYRTEKDIPAKDVLNATFDGTGLTEQDERLDYTDKSMPIREHDCTQCMACQEACPTHAILIEPSYQEYHEKADGSYVKMESTSVNPHAHD from the coding sequence ATGCCAATAGATGAAAAATTTGTTGAAAATCTAGAAGTCGTTGGAAAGACATTGCACTCAGATGGTGAAAATAAACACTTTATCTGGGGTAAAGGCAGAACTGACGGTGAAGCATTTTCAGATGAAAATGTCAAAGCAGCATATGAAGCAAGAGGCGAAGAACAAGTTCCTCTTGGAATTCATGGTACAACTGTAGCAGTTGACTGGGATTCTTGTGTTGCAGCAGGTTCTTGTATGAGTGTCTGTCCTGTTCAAACCTTCCAGTGGTATAGAACTGAAAAAGATATTCCTGCAAAAGATGTTCTTAATGCAACTTTTGATGGAACTGGTTTGACTGAACAAGATGAACGTCTAGATTACACAGATAAATCAATGCCAATCAGAGAACATGATTGTACACAATGTATGGCTTGCCAAGAAGCATGTCCTACACATGCAATCTTGATTGAACCATCTTACCAAGAGTATCACGAAAAAGCTGATGGCTCTTATGTAAAAATGGAATCAACCTCTGTAAATCCACACGCACACGATTAA